In a single window of the bacterium genome:
- a CDS encoding HEAT repeat domain-containing protein has product MKENIREKIMMIIFILGLLLTQTSCANQQVEAKIPRNLIQSLKSTDAEVRKQTAIILGESGNKKAVKPLIQALKDEDWQVRREAVKALGKLKDDQALKPLIDKLTDSHWVVQGNAAWALGEIGGNRASKALITALSHKQPFVRENAAKSAGKLKIQEAIKPLINLLKDEDSQVQQSATEALSQIGNPQPLIEVLGSKNILVRWHAGEALGNIGDKNAIKYLLPLLKEEDKNLRLNIAFALAKLGNNDGIEMLINSLKDEDEEVKTYAALTLGKVGDKRAVDDLIGLLNDSNINIKAQAISALGNIGEEKVISHLIPLLNDKNAFVQQLSSNALIKIGEPSIKPLMFGLQNAREKTLKNTITNTLIKIGTSAITSLIELNETRTTQNDEIQWYIGIALGEIGKTGNDQIFNSLITTLSSENWYARGGAVIGLGKMKNKQAVEPLIKILKNDSNKTVRMTAIESLAKIDYKNKRIMNVLVSASKNDNDSGVRTFAKRIINALKTIKENQ; this is encoded by the coding sequence TTGAAAGAGAATATAAGAGAAAAAATAATGATGATTATATTTATTTTGGGTTTATTATTAACTCAAACAAGTTGTGCCAATCAACAAGTGGAAGCAAAAATACCCAGGAATTTAATTCAATCTTTAAAATCTACGGATGCCGAAGTTCGTAAGCAAACAGCAATTATATTAGGCGAATCAGGAAATAAAAAGGCAGTAAAACCATTAATTCAGGCTTTAAAAGATGAAGATTGGCAAGTGAGACGAGAAGCAGTCAAGGCACTGGGTAAATTAAAGGATGACCAGGCATTAAAACCGTTAATTGATAAGCTAACAGACTCCCATTGGGTAGTGCAGGGTAATGCCGCCTGGGCACTGGGTGAAATAGGAGGTAACAGGGCATCTAAAGCCTTAATTACCGCACTATCTCATAAACAACCTTTTGTTAGAGAAAATGCGGCTAAATCAGCTGGCAAACTTAAGATTCAAGAGGCAATAAAACCATTGATTAACCTGCTGAAGGATGAGGATAGTCAGGTTCAACAATCAGCCACTGAGGCACTTTCTCAAATAGGCAATCCTCAACCTTTGATTGAGGTATTAGGTAGTAAAAATATACTTGTTCGCTGGCATGCAGGTGAGGCTTTAGGAAATATTGGTGATAAAAATGCAATTAAATATCTCCTGCCTTTATTAAAAGAGGAGGATAAAAATCTTCGACTTAATATCGCCTTTGCTCTTGCTAAATTAGGAAATAATGACGGGATAGAAATGTTAATTAATAGTCTAAAAGATGAGGATGAAGAGGTAAAAACTTATGCCGCACTTACACTCGGCAAAGTAGGTGATAAAAGGGCAGTAGATGACTTGATTGGACTTTTAAATGATTCAAACATAAATATTAAGGCACAGGCAATATCTGCGTTAGGAAATATAGGTGAGGAAAAGGTAATATCACATCTTATACCTCTCTTAAATGATAAAAACGCATTTGTCCAACAATTGAGTAGTAATGCCCTGATAAAAATAGGCGAACCTTCAATAAAACCTTTAATGTTTGGCTTACAAAATGCCAGGGAGAAAACTTTAAAAAACACCATTACAAATACTTTAATAAAAATAGGCACATCCGCTATTACATCTTTAATTGAGCTGAATGAGACCAGGACTACACAAAATGACGAAATACAATGGTATATTGGAATCGCCTTAGGCGAAATTGGAAAAACAGGCAACGACCAAATTTTTAATTCATTAATTACTACTTTAAGTTCTGAAAATTGGTATGCACGAGGCGGGGCAGTCATTGGACTGGGGAAAATGAAAAATAAACAGGCAGTTGAACCATTGATTAAGATTTTAAAAAATGACTCAAATAAAACTGTCCGTATGACCGCGATTGAATCACTGGCTAAAATAGATTATAAAAACAAAAGGATAATGAATGTGTTAGTCTCTGCCTCAAAAAACGATAATGACTCAGGTGTCCGAACATTTGCTAAGAGGATTATTAATGCACTGAAAACGATAAAAGAAAATCAGTAA
- a CDS encoding tetratricopeptide repeat protein produces MKYLVLTLTLLGVMLIMNNRDVCTEENAYFYFNQGEKYRAEKNYEAAIAMYKKAIKLNPDYDIAYNNLGCAYYEKGQFDEAIANYKKALEFNLTTKVTHSNLACAYYYKGMFDEAIEEFKKELENNPVCVDSLTGLGCAYYNKKMYEEAIKWFKKALEINPDYTSAKNKLASAKKAIEKENYCKYYNSGIDQLAQQNWEEAISSFNKALEYTTSNQEIAEKIKEAQNGLNNKRTKENYYKCYNSGIDQLSQQKYEDAISSFNQALEYTTMDYEKTLVKEKIKSAQDNLNKIKTRENYFRCYNSGIDQFAQQNWEQAILNLNQALEYAATDEEKIMIKEKLKSAQIGLNKRKVKANYWKRYNSGIEQMAQKRWENAINEFNNAFKYATTADEKGKITVQLNQAKRSLNETKRQETYHKWYNLGMSRIAQNRCKDAMENFSQALKYAITDEEKIMAQKKINEVRTTLEKSQQSKAIASLKTPETPVKIKQKVLIKENKPWRFNVSDIASVLLIVILGLSILPQSNSIKAKIYLWQKKYERAASIYEEAIVKGKKVWLYPALAEIYLKLDQVDEKAIKVYDRAIFLNAGNRKMIRIVADYYMKKKRPGERAIEIFEEALKFDPNNIHILNILGKTYCNYGEEAKAIDVFQKLYELGHRDETVVKNLAKVYLKEDRLDNEAILIYEEAMKYEPENHDLIIALSQAYINQGMRDKRTVDIYRKSVGLCSNLVKIYKEKNDFDKARRYAEIAYKIVYCYSAGIVDSLVRESVMGVLNKL; encoded by the coding sequence ATGAAATATTTAGTTTTGACCCTGACATTACTTGGGGTAATGTTAATCATGAATAATAGGGATGTCTGCACTGAGGAAAATGCCTATTTTTATTTTAATCAAGGAGAAAAGTATCGAGCAGAAAAAAACTATGAAGCGGCAATCGCTATGTATAAAAAGGCAATAAAATTAAATCCTGACTACGATATTGCCTACAATAATCTTGGCTGTGCTTATTATGAAAAAGGACAGTTTGATGAGGCAATTGCTAATTATAAAAAGGCATTAGAATTTAACTTAACGACAAAAGTTACACATAGTAATCTTGCCTGTGCTTATTATTATAAAGGGATGTTTGATGAGGCAATTGAAGAGTTCAAAAAGGAATTAGAAAATAACCCTGTATGCGTTGATTCACTAACTGGTCTTGGTTGTGCTTATTATAACAAAAAAATGTATGAGGAGGCAATAAAATGGTTCAAAAAGGCACTTGAAATTAACCCGGATTATACCTCTGCTAAGAATAAGTTAGCCTCAGCAAAAAAGGCGATTGAAAAAGAAAATTATTGCAAATACTACAATTCAGGCATTGACCAGCTCGCTCAACAAAATTGGGAAGAGGCAATTTCGAGTTTTAATAAGGCTCTTGAATATACCACAAGCAACCAGGAGATAGCAGAAAAGATAAAAGAAGCACAAAACGGCTTAAATAATAAAAGAACTAAAGAAAATTACTATAAGTGTTACAATTCAGGCATTGACCAACTATCTCAACAAAAATATGAAGATGCCATCTCAAGTTTTAACCAGGCACTCGAATATACCACAATGGATTATGAAAAGACGCTGGTAAAAGAAAAGATAAAATCTGCACAAGATAACTTGAATAAGATAAAAACAAGAGAAAATTACTTCAGATGCTACAATTCAGGTATTGACCAATTTGCTCAACAAAATTGGGAACAGGCAATTTTGAATCTTAATCAAGCACTTGAATACGCCGCCACCGATGAAGAAAAGATAATGATAAAAGAAAAGTTAAAATCTGCACAAATTGGTTTGAATAAACGGAAAGTTAAAGCAAACTACTGGAAACGGTATAATTCAGGGATTGAACAGATGGCGCAAAAAAGATGGGAAAATGCCATTAATGAGTTTAACAACGCCTTTAAATATGCCACTACCGCCGATGAAAAAGGAAAGATAACCGTCCAATTAAATCAGGCAAAAAGGTCTTTGAATGAGACAAAACGCCAGGAAACCTATCATAAATGGTATAATTTAGGAATGAGCCGAATAGCTCAAAATAGATGTAAAGATGCAATGGAAAATTTTAGTCAGGCACTTAAATACGCTATTACCGATGAAGAAAAGATAATGGCACAAAAAAAGATAAATGAAGTCAGGACAACTCTGGAAAAATCCCAACAATCTAAAGCCATCGCCTCTTTAAAAACTCCAGAAACTCCAGTAAAGATAAAGCAAAAAGTATTAATCAAAGAAAATAAACCATGGAGATTTAATGTAAGTGATATTGCCTCGGTTTTATTGATAGTTATTTTAGGGTTATCCATTTTGCCACAATCAAATTCTATAAAAGCAAAAATTTATCTCTGGCAAAAAAAATATGAGCGAGCGGCTTCAATCTATGAAGAGGCAATAGTAAAAGGGAAAAAAGTCTGGCTTTATCCAGCATTAGCAGAAATTTATCTGAAATTAGACCAGGTAGATGAAAAGGCTATAAAAGTCTATGACCGAGCGATATTCCTTAATGCCGGTAATCGAAAAATGATTAGAATTGTTGCAGATTATTATATGAAGAAAAAGAGACCCGGAGAACGAGCAATTGAAATTTTTGAAGAGGCATTAAAATTTGACCCAAATAATATTCACATATTGAATATTCTTGGAAAAACATATTGTAATTATGGAGAGGAGGCAAAGGCAATTGATGTTTTTCAAAAATTATATGAGTTAGGACATAGAGACGAAACTGTGGTAAAAAATCTGGCAAAGGTATATCTGAAAGAAGATAGATTGGATAATGAGGCAATTCTAATCTATGAGGAGGCAATGAAATACGAACCAGAAAATCATGATTTGATTATTGCCTTGAGCCAGGCATATATAAATCAAGGAATGAGGGATAAAAGAACAGTAGATATTTACAGGAAGTCTGTTGGTTTATGCTCAAATTTAGTCAAAATTTATAAAGAGAAAAATGATTTCGATAAAGCACGGCGATACGCAGAAATAGCCTACAAAATAGTTTATTGCTATTCAGCAGGAATAGTCGATAGTTTAGTTCGCGAAAGCGTCATGGGGGTCTTGAATAAATTGTAA
- a CDS encoding PorV/PorQ family protein, producing MKKILFSLLVLLVLFSVTEAKSQGKSTATFLKIGVGAKPTAMGGAFAAVADDSTTTYYNPAGLALFENKELSFTHIAWFEKINYEYLTYINPLSQLNLPGVFATNLSYLGINDIKEYDQNQTYFGEFKASDLLLNLTYARTIKPNLYSGLNLKYVNQKIKSSRSALVTDLGLLYNTSIKNLTCGLTLQNFLPLFNNFKDNLPYNIKLGACYRLLTNKILTLAMDVDLPNNDNGLRLHLGAEYRYPEMENIAIRLGYKTGVDCGNLSFGFGVNYDKYKLDYAYSSYNDLGNVHQLSLNMKFESLKSKVQNESLKPEIQSSESKIQNTNVLSPSTSLDSKPDVVFESEEKRVIEYVEPEKETIQKIETVEKPVIEEFEEDLKQEEPLPEPKSKIQDSEESDALKPEEVRAKVTIGGDEI from the coding sequence AAAAGCACAGCGACATTTCTAAAAATAGGTGTTGGTGCTAAACCGACAGCAATGGGTGGAGCTTTTGCCGCCGTCGCCGATGACTCAACAACCACCTACTATAACCCTGCCGGATTAGCCCTGTTCGAAAATAAAGAACTATCCTTTACCCATATCGCCTGGTTTGAAAAGATTAACTACGAATACTTAACTTATATCAACCCATTATCACAACTAAATTTGCCTGGTGTTTTTGCCACTAATCTGTCCTATCTTGGAATAAACGATATTAAAGAATATGACCAAAATCAAACTTACTTCGGAGAATTTAAAGCGTCCGATTTGTTACTTAATCTCACTTATGCCAGAACAATAAAACCTAATCTTTATTCAGGACTGAATTTAAAATATGTTAATCAAAAAATTAAATCATCAAGAAGTGCCCTTGTGACAGATTTAGGATTATTATATAACACATCTATTAAAAATCTAACTTGTGGACTGACACTCCAAAATTTTCTCCCACTTTTTAATAATTTTAAAGATAACCTGCCTTATAATATTAAATTAGGTGCCTGTTACAGATTGTTAACAAACAAAATACTCACTCTGGCAATGGATGTTGATTTACCTAACAATGATAATGGACTGAGATTACATTTAGGTGCTGAATATCGGTATCCGGAAATGGAAAATATCGCTATTAGACTGGGATATAAAACAGGTGTTGATTGTGGTAACTTAAGTTTCGGTTTTGGAGTAAATTACGATAAATATAAACTTGATTATGCCTACTCTTCTTACAATGACCTCGGTAATGTTCATCAACTTTCTCTTAATATGAAATTTGAAAGTTTAAAGTCTAAAGTCCAAAATGAAAGCCTAAAACCTGAAATCCAAAGTTCAGAAAGCAAAATCCAAAATACTAATGTCCTCTCCCCCTCTACCTCTTTGGACTCAAAGCCTGATGTGGTTTTTGAGTCCGAAGAGAAGAGGGTAATTGAATATGTCGAACCTGAAAAAGAAACAATACAAAAAATAGAAACCGTAGAAAAACCGGTCATAGAAGAATTTGAAGAAGACCTGAAACAAGAAGAACCTTTACCAGAGCCAAAATCCAAAATCCAGGATTCAGAAGAATCAGATGCTCTAAAACCTGAAGAAGTTAGAGCCAAAGTAACCATAGGAGGAGATGAAATATGA